The following are from one region of the Stigmatella ashevillena genome:
- a CDS encoding ester cyclase: MLTEQRRKARQKLVLAHFHDEVKQNWDDVLSTFPHPHYELVATMTVHDGDSDVRKYYLNTRLAFPDQNHEIIALRHSDDAVIVEFWLMGTHLGPLGKIPPTGNRFRVRMTAYFIFDETETLVCERVYFDSLSMLKQLIGGLDMKNPKNWLLAIKCFKGLLAMSSDKPAPALTQTTPPTFID, translated from the coding sequence ATGCTGACTGAGCAACGACGCAAGGCACGTCAGAAATTGGTGTTGGCCCACTTCCACGACGAGGTGAAGCAGAACTGGGATGACGTCCTGTCGACCTTCCCGCACCCGCACTACGAGCTGGTCGCCACCATGACGGTGCACGACGGTGACAGCGACGTGCGCAAGTACTACCTCAACACCCGCCTCGCGTTCCCGGACCAGAATCACGAGATCATCGCCCTGCGACACAGCGACGACGCTGTCATCGTCGAGTTCTGGTTGATGGGCACCCACCTCGGCCCACTGGGCAAGATTCCACCGACCGGTAACCGGTTCCGGGTGCGAATGACGGCGTACTTCATCTTCGACGAAACGGAGACGCTCGTCTGCGAGCGCGTCTACTTCGACAGCCTCAGCATGCTCAAGCAGCTCATCGGCGGACTCGACATGAAGAACCCGAAAAACTGGCTTCTTGCTATTAAATGTTTCAAGGGGCTCTTGGCCATGTCCAGTGACAAACCAGCCCCCGCCCTGACTCAGACCACGCCGCCCACCTTTATCGACTGA